DNA from Yamadazyma tenuis chromosome 5, complete sequence:
caaggaagaaatcgaCTAGAAAATACCTCAATTATTAATAGTCATTCAGGAACCAATTTCTGGTTTTGGAAACTATCAACAAAATTCGCAGCCACTGAGGTAATTATGGCAGCGAGCGCAAGTAGGAATGAAACTTGAGCAGAAATAGCCTAATCAGTCTCAAACACATGCTGGCTAGTTTAAATAAACTGTCCATGCTCTATATTGTATTTATATACCTGCTTTTTATAATGACAGTGAAGAAGCAACAGTCCATAATAAGCATCACCGAACTAACAAGGATTAACGAATACCATCGTTACTATGGAGCAATTTCAAGTGAAAGtgaagaaagtgaagaGGACTTTAGTCTTGAAAGTATTGTACCAAAAGCCCATACTACACAAACCACGTGGTTTGGTTGTATTTCCATGCTCGGAGTGACATTTAGTGATATCAGCACTTCTCCATTGTACTCGTTCAATACCATGTGCACTTTTCACAATCATGAAAGAGAAGACATATATGGATCAGTATCTGTGATATTTTACCTATTTTTAGTCATTGTACTTGTTAAGTACTTATTGGTAGTGGTGTATGTGGGTAGTTATCGAGGTAAAGGAGGTCATATCGCGGTGCTTGCCAAAATAGCTTCCGTCAAATACAACTGGATTATAAAACTCATATGTTTCATTGGCTGCTCACTTGTCTTATCCAATGCTGTTCTAAATCCCACAACTTCTGTATTGAGTGCAGTAGAAGGTATAAAAATAGCATGTCCTGGGTTTGGATATATGTATTTGGGTGTTTGtatcttgttggtgatgctTATGTTACAGAGATTCAAGAGTGCTACCATTGTCACGCTGATGATTTCTCCAATAATATTCGTTTGGTTAATATGCTTGGCTTTTATTGGAGTATACAATATACTCATGGAACCTCAAATAGTGCAAGCATTCAACCCTATATTTACTTATCGTTTTGTGGGAAAGTATGGGATTAGGTGCTTGAGCAGTGCCTTTTTAACGGTTACAGGAGCAGAAACCTTATTCACAGACTTCCAGACGGTTAATAGACTAGCTATCCAGCTAAATATGGCATGTTTTGTGTACCCTTGTTTAATGCTTAGTTACTTTGGACAAGCAGCTTATATTGTGAACCATAAACATACCAGCCAAAATGTGTTTTACAGTTCTATCCCTGGTGGACCATCGAGTCCACTATTCTGGTTTATTCTTGCACAAGCAACACTATCCACAATTGTGGCAAGTCAATCAGCATTTCTGGGGGTCTTCACCATCACTAACCAACTTATTCACTGTAGGAGTTTTCCCAAATTAAAGGTGCAAAAATTGGTTAATTCTCACAAGGTATTTATTCCTTTCATCAATTATATTCTTATGCTTGGACCAATTGCTGCAGCTTTAGTGTTCAGAGACACCACCAGAATCACTTACGCTTACAGTCTTGCAATCGCAATGGACTTTATCATCACAACTATATTGGTTGAAATTACATTGGTCATAGTCTACCAGTccaaatttgcagccatagGATTCGCCGTATTCATTCCTTTGGAAATTGCCATTATAACCGCTAACCTATGCAATTTCTTACAAGGAGGATGGTTCACCATTGTAATAAGTATTTTATTTCTTGCAAACATGCTAACCTACAACAGACTTACATAATTAAGGTGGAATACATAACCTCAGGCCCATTCAGGAGTCTTTTCATAgtttcctcttcctctaCCATTACCACGTCCCCTTCCTCTTCCccttcctcttcctctgtACCCCCCTCTTCCTCTGCCCCTGCCTCTACCATTATCCACAGAGCTCTCACCGAATGTATCATAGTTCAACTGCTTCTCTTCATTCCATCTCATACCACTTTTTTCGTCGGTGGAACCCAGTAAACTATCAAAGAAAGATGACTTCTGATAGGTGGGCTTTTCCTTTTCACTCTCAATCTCCTTGACAAATTTGGAGTTGGCtgtttcaaagtcaaagtctTCGGTATATTCGAGTTTCTTGTCGGACTTCGTCTTGGGTTGAGCGTTGCTTGGTTCAGGAACTGCGGCAGGAACTGGCTGGGCAGGAGAGGCCTTGGTTGGAGGCTCGgtggttgttggtgttggctGAACCCGTTGAGGAGATGCTTGGTGAGGTTGGGCAACAGGAGCAGCGGTTTGCACTGGGGCATGTGGGACTGCACCAGGTTGAGGAGTTGGTGTAGGAGTAGGTTCAGGAGTAATTTGATCCAAAGGAGCATCCAAAACACTCAAGTCCTTAACATCATTACCTCTGAAAACCACGTAGTCATAAATATCATTTCCTGGGGCCACTTCCAAGTTGGGTTGACCTGCCTGACTAAATCTTCCTTCAGTTCCAAATGATCTGACGGATTTCAAGGCAATGGTAGCATCCTCAGCACTTATATTATCCAATACCCCAACATAACGAAGCTGCTTGTTGGAGATCAATGATATGGTCTTACCAATATATTGTGACATTACTATTGGTACCTGAGTTTTATAtgtgttggtgataagtTGGAAAAAATGTCCGCACTGAACTGACAATTTTTGTGTTGAGACAAGCCAATAACAGAAACCATGTCAGAGACTGAAGATATAAATGATATGTTCAAAGAGGAGGATGTGAATGATCAGTTCCCAGACATCGATCCAGATCTCAATTCAGATGGAAATGAGGATGATCAACCTATAGATAATGACAAAGAGgtggtttcttcaaacgAAAACGACATAGGTGAATACGATGAAGATGTATATACCATACAAGCCCACAGAAATACCGAAGGTGCGACCAAGcagaccaagaagaagaacattAGAAGAAGTAAAGTTACAAGAACTTCTGAACCAGTTGGAGCTCCAGCCCCGGTGGCAGACTATGGTGATGATAACGAGCAACCTACTGATGAATTTGCCAATGAAGATCCAGCTCTGAGAAAGAGACGATTGTTGGAAGAGAAAATGACAGCTGCGATCAAGAAGACTGCCACAAAGCGGCGGAAGGCCGACGAGGATGACTTGGAGCGGATGCAAGATGACAAGATTGATTACTTGAAGGACAAGATGATTAAAGCTGCCAACTCAGATGCTGAAAAGAACCTACAAGGATCAGTAGCcactgaaaagttgaagatgcttGGAGAAGTGATCAATGTGTTGTCAAAGGCCGACTTAGCCATTTCGATTTTGGATAATAATTTATTAGAAGCAGTAAGATTATGGTTGGAACCTTTACCTGATTCGTCGATGCCAGCTTACCAGATTCAGAAAGAGTTGATCACTGCTTTGGTTGATTTACCCATCAAGACTGACCATTTGGTTGCATCTGGAATGGGAAAAGTCATGGTGTTTTatcaaagaagcaaaagaaCCGAAGCCAACTTAAAGAGAATAGTTGATAAGTTGATTGGAGATTGGACTAGACCCATCTTAAACAAAAGTGACTCGTACAAGGATAGAAGTATCCAATTTCAGGAATATAACAAAACTAAATTCAGTAACAAgttatcatcatccaagCCTAAGACTCAAGAAGCTAAAACTTTATATGAAGAAAGTGCTGAGAGAAGAAATAGGGCTGCCATCCCTGCTGCCAGAACCACGGCTTACAAGATTGCCCCCAAAGTCAACCCTGAAGTGCTTCAAAGAAAGTTCAATGGTGGTGGGAATAGTGATGAAAGATTCAAGAGAATTAACCAAAAACTTAACCTTAAGAAAAAGATTAATAAGAAGTCAGGTCCCTCTATTGAAGGTAGAAACTTAGGTATTTAATTAGGTAAAGTTCAACTAATATACTTGTATAATTACAGGCCACGATTTTAATCTTTTATGCATTAACCACTGGAACGGCAATATAAAATATACAATATCTTGTTATATTCTAGGAATAATAAAATATAATATGATGAAGGATAGATTGATTTACGATCTTggcttttccttcttttccttgaacAAGGCCAACAAAGAAACACCAGACACTTTAACAAC
Protein-coding regions in this window:
- a CDS encoding uncharacterized protein (COG:U; EggNog:ENOG503NY1Q); amino-acid sequence: MSQYIGKTISLISNKQLRYVGVLDNISAEDATIALKSVRSFGTEGRFSQAGQPNLEVAPGNDIYDYVVFRGNDVKDLSVLDAPLDQITPEPTPTPTPQPGAVPHAPVQTAAPVAQPHQASPQRVQPTPTTTEPPTKASPAQPVPAAVPEPSNAQPKTKSDKKLEYTEDFDFETANSKFVKEIESEKEKPTYQKSSFFDSLSGSTDEKSGMRWNEEKQLNYDTFGESSVDNGRGRGRGRGGYRGRGRGRGRGRGNGRGRGNYEKTPEWA
- the IWS1 gene encoding Transcription factor iws1 (EggNog:ENOG503P0IY; BUSCO:EOG0926390Q; COG:K): MSETEDINDMFKEEDVNDQFPDIDPDLNSDGNEDDQPIDNDKEVVSSNENDIGEYDEDVYTIQAHRNTEGATKQTKKKNIRRSKVTRTSEPVGAPAPVADYGDDNEQPTDEFANEDPASRKRRLLEEKMTAAIKKTATKRRKADEDDLERMQDDKIDYLKDKMIKAANSDAEKNLQGSVATEKLKMLGEVINVLSKADLAISILDNNLLEAVRLWLEPLPDSSMPAYQIQKELITALVDLPIKTDHLVASGMGKVMVFYQRSKRTEANLKRIVDKLIGDWTRPILNKSDSYKDRSIQFQEYNKTKFSNKLSSSKPKTQEAKTLYEESAERRNRAAIPAARTTAYKIAPKVNPEVLQRKFNGGGNSDERFKRINQKLNLKKKINKKSGPSIEGRNLGI